The genomic region TCCCTGATTCTCGTTTTTAATAGTACGATGTCTATTAGATACAGAATGGATGAGAAAAAATTCGATGTAGATGGAACTTATAATGCGCGTTATGAGATCATTAAAAAACGTATCGATAAGGCATTTATAAAGGGTACAGAGGAACGTGTAACTCAAAAAGGGAAACTCACAATCGTATACTCTCAGGCAAGTGATGAGCGAGAATATTTACAGTATATTAAATACCTACAAGCGAAGAATTACTTTGGTGATAATGTTGAATTATTAGATCTGGAAGATGTGCAAGGAGTGGTAGGACTTAAAGCAATAAGGGTGAACATATTATATTCACCCGATTCCAATCATCCAGAAAGAACGATCAATTATGAAGATCTAATGGAAGAACTACATTAAGTAAAAAGCCAGAATAAAGGCGATTACCGAAATAATTATTCCTAACATAAATACCGTATAAGTCATTCTTAGTAGAAAATACTTTCGATGTAGTACCTTACCTAAAAGGTGAAGATCGAGCATCAACATTTCGTATACATAATCTTTATCCTTGATCAACTGGTTCATACCCCATTTAAATTGATCAAAAGGCATCTTGTGGTAGTTTCCGAAGAATAAAAGATTCACATTCCGGTTCTTAACCTGTTCTTTAGTGAACTCTCCGGTTGTAACATTTGGCCGGGTAGAAAGGATTGAAAGAATTATTGATGCAACACTAAAAAGTACCAATACTAAACTTGGTATAAGTAAGTGTTTGTTGGACTCTGCTTCCAGTTTAGGGATTAGGTTGGCAAGTGCCAGTGAGATGATGATCGCATTTACCGAAAGCAATATATTGGCTTTCGTATCGGCAATATCACTCAGTTTGATATGGTTTCGAAGAGTAACCCTGAACAGCGTCTGGATACTTCTCTCTGGGTTCTCATTCTTATATTTAGCCTTCATTCGGGCCTTATGCTCTTCTTTCTTTAATTTCTTTTCCTGCTTATTCTTATCTTCTATCAGCTCCAGCAGATTTTCCTCCTTCTTTGGGTTCCATTCCTGCAAGGCATAATCTGTATAAAAAGTATGCTTTTCAGTAAAAACATGGATATTCTCCTCGAGCCATTCGGAATTAGTGAAATTCTTGATATTATGCATTTCAAGTT from Christiangramia sp. OXR-203 harbors:
- a CDS encoding Pycsar system effector family protein; translated protein: MNNLVEKAEKFVEDLFKEKLPNTFIYHNYQHTQRVVKSTKELIENSEINVKDKEALLLAAWLHDTGYIHTYRGHEDKSAEIAEEFLLKENATQDLIDLVKQYILVTNFSNIPKTPGEKIIRDADSSHFGKEYFEETSEFLRQELEMHNIKNFTNSEWLEENIHVFTEKHTFYTDYALQEWNPKKEENLLELIEDKNKQEKKLKKEEHKARMKAKYKNENPERSIQTLFRVTLRNHIKLSDIADTKANILLSVNAIIISLALANLIPKLEAESNKHLLIPSLVLVLFSVASIILSILSTRPNVTTGEFTKEQVKNRNVNLLFFGNYHKMPFDQFKWGMNQLIKDKDYVYEMLMLDLHLLGKVLHRKYFLLRMTYTVFMLGIIISVIAFILAFYLM